From Rhodanobacteraceae bacterium, the proteins below share one genomic window:
- a CDS encoding Heat-inducible transcription repressor HrcA gives MSASPDSPLDPRTRQLLRALIAQYLEEGQPVGSRTLARSAGLDVSPATVRNIMADLEELGLIASPHTSAGRVPTVRGLRLFVDSLLELKPLPRDAVMHIRRELPRDLATPRELLGNASSLLSAMTHFVGLVTVPGTGDAPLKQIEFVSLDARRVLAILVFADGQVQNRVLNLSQRFDAHALELAANYLNQHYAGLRIEEIRGRVLAELRAAGSELNRLLDTAVEVAAETFAPEPEPDMLVSGQTNLMSGDEGQQMERLRELFEAFQRKRELLALMEGCARSPGVRLFIGEESGFEPLKGYSLVSAPYGEEGHVLGAIGVIGPTRMAYHSVIPVVQATAKLLTDALRSPE, from the coding sequence ATGTCCGCGAGCCCCGATTCACCCCTCGATCCCCGCACCCGCCAGTTGCTGCGCGCGCTGATCGCGCAGTACCTGGAAGAGGGGCAGCCGGTCGGCTCGCGCACGCTGGCGCGCTCGGCAGGGCTGGACGTCAGTCCCGCCACGGTCCGCAACATCATGGCGGACCTGGAGGAGCTGGGCCTGATCGCTTCGCCGCACACCTCGGCCGGGCGCGTGCCCACCGTGCGCGGCCTGCGCCTGTTCGTGGACAGCCTGCTGGAATTGAAACCGTTGCCGCGCGACGCGGTGATGCACATCCGGCGCGAGTTGCCGCGCGACCTCGCCACGCCGCGCGAACTGCTGGGCAACGCCTCCAGCCTGCTTTCCGCGATGACGCATTTCGTGGGCTTGGTGACGGTGCCCGGAACGGGCGATGCACCGCTCAAGCAGATCGAGTTCGTGTCGCTGGACGCACGCCGGGTGCTGGCGATCCTGGTGTTCGCGGACGGACAGGTGCAGAACCGTGTGTTGAACCTGAGCCAGCGTTTCGACGCGCACGCGCTGGAACTGGCGGCCAATTACCTGAACCAGCACTACGCGGGCCTGCGGATCGAGGAGATCCGCGGCCGCGTATTGGCCGAGCTGCGCGCCGCGGGCAGCGAGTTGAATCGCCTGCTGGATACCGCGGTCGAAGTGGCGGCCGAAACTTTCGCGCCGGAGCCCGAACCCGACATGCTGGTTTCGGGCCAGACCAACCTGATGTCGGGTGACGAAGGCCAGCAGATGGAACGCTTGCGCGAGCTGTTCGAGGCGTTCCAGCGCAAGCGCGAATTGCTGGCCTTGATGGAAGGCTGCGCGCGTTCGCCCGGCGTGCGCCTGTTCATCGGCGAAGAGTCCGGGTTCGAGCCGCTGAAGGGCTACAGCCTGGTCAGCGCGCCCTACGGGGAAGAGGGCCACGTGCTGGGTGCGATCGGCGTGATCGGCCCGACCCGGATGGCCTACCATTCCGTGATCCCGGTGGTGCAGGCCACGGCCAAGCTGCTGACGGACGCCCTGCGTTCGCCGGAATGA
- a CDS encoding Heat shock protein GrpE, with amino-acid sequence MTNPKESPDSAPHDNAPADAGSTDELETLSRQLAAAETSLAGMRETLLRERADLDNQRKRMQRDLETSLKFANEKLLRDLLPVYDGLESGLSVETADVASMREGLSLTLKSLLKIAESNGLQQIDPLGQPLDPERHHAVSMVEAPGSAPGTVVSVMQKGYVLNGRLLRPALVAVAKEPD; translated from the coding sequence ATGACCAACCCGAAGGAATCGCCCGATTCGGCGCCGCACGACAACGCGCCTGCGGACGCGGGCAGTACCGATGAACTGGAAACCCTGAGCCGGCAACTGGCCGCGGCCGAAACCAGCCTCGCGGGCATGCGCGAGACGCTGCTGCGCGAACGCGCCGACCTCGACAACCAGCGCAAGCGCATGCAGCGCGACCTCGAGACCAGCCTCAAGTTCGCCAACGAAAAACTGCTGCGCGACCTGCTGCCCGTGTACGACGGCCTCGAAAGCGGGCTATCGGTCGAAACCGCCGACGTGGCGTCAATGCGCGAAGGACTGAGCCTGACCCTGAAATCGCTGCTCAAGATCGCCGAGAGCAATGGCCTGCAACAGATTGATCCCTTGGGGCAGCCGCTGGATCCCGAGCGCCACCACGCGGTCAGCATGGTGGAAGCGCCAGGCAGCGCCCCCGGCACGGTGGTCAGCGTGATGCAGAAGGGCTACGTGTTGAACGGCCGCCTGCTGCGGCCGGCGCTGGTCGCGGTCGCCAAGGAGCCGGATTGA